One window of Cupriavidus oxalaticus genomic DNA carries:
- a CDS encoding Bug family tripartite tricarboxylate transporter substrate binding protein, whose product MTVNLRRRALLCAAVLGTLPTLAWSDTYPSKPIRMVVPFSPGGATDVVARLISQKLGEALKQSVVVENRPGANGIIGTDIVARAAPDGYTLLLNTAGAQTLSPLLYKAGYEPLKSFAPISLISNIGFVMVVHPSVPARTVQEFVALAKSKTRPLSLSAGSSMIELIGASFKASAGIPDVVSASYKGTGPQMQAVVSGEVDMTIDPFNSMAMIKAGKLRPLAVFASRRSPALPQVPTMQEAGFDGMAFNSWAGLLAPAGTPKEIVNRLNQEVTRIVALPEMKEKLAAIDYEAVGSTPEQFATTIAEDTARWARIVKETNYKAGS is encoded by the coding sequence ATGACCGTCAACCTGCGCCGCCGCGCGCTGCTGTGTGCCGCCGTGCTGGGCACCCTGCCCACGCTGGCCTGGAGCGATACCTATCCCAGCAAGCCGATCCGCATGGTGGTGCCGTTCTCTCCTGGCGGCGCCACGGATGTGGTGGCGCGGCTGATCTCGCAGAAGCTGGGCGAGGCGCTGAAGCAGTCGGTGGTGGTGGAGAACCGTCCCGGCGCCAACGGCATCATCGGCACCGATATCGTTGCGCGCGCGGCGCCGGACGGCTACACGCTGCTGCTCAACACCGCCGGCGCGCAGACGCTCAGCCCGCTGTTGTACAAGGCAGGCTACGAGCCGCTGAAGAGCTTTGCGCCGATCTCGCTGATCAGCAATATCGGCTTCGTGATGGTGGTGCATCCGTCGGTGCCGGCCAGGACGGTGCAGGAGTTCGTGGCGCTGGCCAAGTCCAAGACCCGGCCGCTGAGCCTGTCGGCAGGCAGCAGCATGATCGAGCTGATCGGCGCGAGCTTCAAGGCAAGCGCGGGCATTCCCGATGTCGTCAGCGCTTCGTACAAGGGCACCGGCCCGCAGATGCAGGCGGTGGTGTCGGGCGAGGTAGACATGACCATCGATCCGTTCAACTCGATGGCGATGATCAAGGCGGGCAAGCTGCGTCCGCTGGCGGTGTTTGCCTCCAGGCGATCGCCGGCGCTGCCGCAGGTGCCGACCATGCAGGAGGCTGGCTTCGACGGCATGGCGTTCAACTCGTGGGCCGGCTTGCTGGCGCCGGCGGGGACGCCGAAGGAGATCGTCAACCGGCTGAACCAGGAGGTGACGCGCATCGTTGCGCTGCCGGAGATGAAGGAGAAGCTGGCGGCGATCGACTATGAGGCGGTCGGCAGCACGCCGGAGCAGTTCGCCACCACCATCGCCGAAGACACGGCCCGCTGGGCCCGCATCGTCAAGGAAACCAACTACAAGGCCGGTTCCTGA
- a CDS encoding cytochrome-c peroxidase, which produces MEYDNAARIHGVQLPTVRGDMINNISSGRATPMLTAAILAAALGLTSRTPQAQVTDPLAGLRSLKTVTVPGPPAEVLDEFVKDKAAAIQLGKALFWDMKVGSDNNTSCASCHFHAGVDNRITNQLSPGSGAPGTDRTFQLGRPNYTFKPEDFGFTKHVDVNQPQPQLSNVNEVSGSQGVFTANFIDFGTGSTGDACANVSDDIFHGGSGFNINGINTRQVTGRNTPSVINAVFNFRNFWDGRANNMFNGGDPFGMRNPYDLVWKSEGGVLRQVKLAIPGASLASQGSGPPLSSVEMSCNGRSFMKLGKKLLGQRPLSGQAIAADDSVLGPLVILRNKDQVPTYSEMIKKAFRSQYWNSPTLLKMSATDEAKFASMDLSPRHVKRSTGKFEVSQMEANFALFFGLAVQLYESTLIANDTPVDRYLDGQTGALNEQQLRGARIFTGTGRCSRCHSGAELTAASFSSVTAQRLRRMPMGDGLEAVYDNGFYNIGVQPTAEDLGVGGLDQFGNPLSETRMAQQGKTHLLGNGFDATKETTVGTEQRVAVDGAFKTPSLRNLEFTGPYFHNGGKSTLMQVVDFYNRGGDFGDVNRANLDRGITPLGLSETDKQDLVAFLLALSDDRVRYRKAPFDHPSLCVPQGHKVGDSGALLQDGSTGNGVDNTECIGAVGAGGASSGLKPFLNLDPFQR; this is translated from the coding sequence ATGGAATACGACAACGCCGCTCGAATTCATGGGGTGCAATTGCCTACGGTGAGGGGAGATATGATCAACAACATCAGTAGTGGCCGAGCCACGCCAATGCTCACGGCTGCCATCCTGGCTGCCGCACTAGGCCTAACGTCGCGCACGCCGCAGGCCCAGGTGACAGACCCACTGGCGGGTCTGCGTTCGCTCAAGACGGTTACGGTTCCCGGTCCGCCTGCCGAAGTCTTGGACGAGTTCGTCAAGGACAAGGCGGCCGCCATCCAGCTCGGAAAGGCGCTGTTCTGGGACATGAAGGTCGGCAGCGACAACAATACCTCTTGCGCAAGCTGCCACTTCCATGCCGGCGTCGATAACCGCATCACGAACCAGCTTTCTCCAGGTTCAGGTGCGCCCGGCACCGATAGAACCTTCCAGCTGGGGCGGCCCAACTACACCTTCAAGCCGGAAGACTTTGGGTTCACCAAGCATGTGGACGTGAACCAGCCGCAGCCGCAACTCTCGAACGTCAACGAGGTTTCCGGCTCGCAGGGGGTGTTCACGGCCAACTTCATCGACTTTGGCACAGGCAGCACGGGCGATGCCTGCGCCAATGTTTCCGATGACATCTTCCACGGCGGCTCGGGATTCAACATCAACGGCATCAACACGCGGCAGGTGACCGGACGCAATACTCCTTCCGTCATCAACGCGGTATTCAATTTCCGCAATTTCTGGGATGGGCGCGCCAACAACATGTTCAACGGCGGCGACCCGTTTGGCATGCGCAATCCATATGACCTTGTGTGGAAAAGTGAAGGTGGCGTCCTCAGGCAAGTCAAGCTGGCAATCCCTGGCGCGTCCCTGGCGTCGCAAGGTAGCGGCCCTCCCCTGAGCTCGGTCGAGATGAGTTGCAATGGACGGTCATTCATGAAACTCGGCAAGAAGCTGCTCGGCCAGCGTCCTTTGTCAGGCCAGGCGATCGCGGCGGATGACAGCGTACTTGGCCCCCTGGTGATATTACGCAACAAGGATCAGGTACCGACCTACTCCGAGATGATCAAGAAGGCATTCCGCTCCCAGTATTGGAATTCGCCGACGCTCTTGAAGATGTCGGCTACGGATGAGGCGAAATTCGCCTCGATGGATTTGTCGCCCCGCCACGTCAAGCGGAGTACCGGGAAGTTCGAGGTAAGCCAGATGGAAGCCAACTTCGCGCTCTTCTTCGGCCTCGCCGTTCAGCTTTACGAGTCCACCTTGATTGCCAACGATACGCCAGTCGACCGCTACCTCGATGGCCAGACCGGGGCCCTGAATGAGCAGCAGTTGCGTGGCGCCAGGATCTTCACCGGCACAGGTCGCTGCAGCCGCTGTCACTCGGGCGCTGAGCTGACCGCCGCCTCATTCTCCAGCGTGACCGCGCAGCGGCTCAGGCGGATGCCGATGGGTGACGGGCTCGAAGCGGTCTATGACAATGGCTTCTACAACATCGGCGTGCAACCGACCGCAGAAGATCTCGGCGTAGGCGGGCTGGACCAGTTCGGCAATCCGTTGTCCGAAACGCGGATGGCGCAGCAGGGCAAAACCCATTTGCTGGGGAACGGCTTCGATGCCACCAAGGAAACCACAGTCGGAACTGAACAGCGGGTGGCGGTTGACGGTGCCTTCAAGACACCAAGCCTGCGCAACCTGGAGTTTACCGGCCCCTATTTCCATAACGGCGGCAAATCTACCCTGATGCAGGTGGTCGACTTCTATAACCGTGGCGGCGATTTCGGGGACGTCAACAGGGCTAACCTGGACCGGGGCATTACGCCGCTCGGCCTGAGCGAGACGGACAAGCAAGACCTGGTGGCTTTCCTGCTAGCCCTGAGTGATGACCGCGTTCGCTATCGCAAGGCGCCGTTCGACCACCCCTCGCTGTGCGTCCCCCAAGGGCATAAGGTCGGCGATTCCGGGGCCCTGCTGCAGGACGGAAGCACCGGGAACGGCGTAGACAACACGGAGTGCATTGGCGCGGTGGGCGCGGGCGGCGCGAGCAGCGGCCTCAAGCCGTTCCTCAACCTCGATCCGTTCCAGCGCTAG
- a CDS encoding nucleobase:cation symporter-2 family protein, whose protein sequence is MAPLLFKVEDRPPRITTVLLALQHLLAALGGIIAVPLVIGGALKLPTAEIIALVNAALIGSGVVTIIQCKGVGPVGIRLPCVMGTSFSFVGAAISVGAEHGVAGILGSALAGSLLMIVGSHFMPTIRKLFPHTVTSVVVTMIGLSLIPVAVDWAAGGRGSPQYGAVGNLAIAAFVLALVIAMVQWGKGMISASAIVIGILGGYLLCLALGLVDFTQMRNAPVLALPQPLHFGLTFPVSGIVAMAIAYLVTTVESTGTFMALGSATQTPITGNKLSRGILCDGFGSAFAALISSPPLSTFAQNVGVVSLTGVASRHVVALTGVMLLLAGLFPVLGALVVTIPQPVLGGAGLMMFAMIVSGGINMLSRIEFTQRNTLIVAVSIGCGLAVTFRPELLSRLPLFVQEVFGSGISVGSLVAVTLNLVLPGGKAEHAEEAQHDEGAQPSGELA, encoded by the coding sequence ATGGCACCTTTGCTGTTCAAGGTGGAAGACCGTCCGCCGCGCATTACTACCGTGCTGCTGGCGCTTCAGCATTTGCTCGCCGCCCTCGGCGGCATTATCGCGGTGCCGCTGGTGATCGGCGGAGCATTAAAGCTGCCGACCGCGGAAATCATTGCGCTGGTGAATGCCGCGCTGATCGGCTCGGGCGTGGTAACCATTATTCAATGCAAGGGCGTGGGGCCGGTCGGCATCCGCCTGCCGTGCGTGATGGGCACCAGCTTTTCCTTCGTCGGCGCTGCCATCAGCGTTGGCGCCGAGCACGGCGTGGCCGGCATCCTGGGCTCGGCCCTGGCCGGCTCGCTGCTGATGATCGTCGGCAGCCATTTCATGCCGACCATCCGCAAGCTGTTTCCCCATACCGTCACCAGTGTGGTCGTCACCATGATCGGCCTTTCGCTGATCCCGGTTGCGGTGGACTGGGCCGCCGGTGGCCGCGGCAGCCCGCAGTATGGCGCGGTCGGCAACCTGGCGATTGCGGCCTTCGTGCTGGCGCTGGTGATCGCGATGGTGCAGTGGGGCAAGGGCATGATCTCGGCCTCTGCCATCGTGATCGGCATCCTGGGCGGCTACCTGCTGTGCCTGGCGCTGGGGCTGGTCGATTTCACGCAGATGCGAAATGCGCCGGTGCTGGCGCTGCCGCAGCCGCTGCACTTCGGGTTGACGTTCCCGGTGTCGGGCATCGTTGCAATGGCGATTGCCTACCTGGTGACGACGGTGGAATCCACCGGCACCTTCATGGCGCTCGGCTCGGCCACACAGACGCCGATCACGGGCAACAAGCTGTCGCGCGGCATCCTGTGCGACGGCTTCGGTTCCGCCTTTGCCGCACTGATTTCGAGCCCGCCGCTGTCCACGTTCGCGCAGAACGTCGGCGTGGTGTCGCTGACCGGCGTTGCCAGCCGCCACGTGGTGGCGCTGACCGGCGTGATGCTGCTGCTGGCCGGGCTGTTTCCGGTGCTGGGCGCACTGGTGGTGACGATTCCGCAGCCGGTGCTCGGCGGCGCCGGCCTGATGATGTTCGCGATGATCGTCTCGGGCGGCATCAACATGCTGAGCCGGATCGAGTTCACGCAGCGCAATACGCTGATCGTGGCCGTGTCGATCGGCTGCGGCCTGGCGGTGACCTTCCGCCCGGAGCTGCTGTCCAGGCTGCCGCTGTTTGTGCAGGAAGTATTCGGCTCGGGGATCTCGGTTGGATCGCTGGTGGCGGTGACGCTGAACCTGGTGCTGCCGGGCGGCAAGGCTGAACATGCTGAGGAGGCGCAGCACGACGAAGGGGCGCAACCTTCCGGCGAACTGGCCTGA
- a CDS encoding PQQ-dependent sugar dehydrogenase produces the protein MTVSIRSSLCQWFLACCLGLVACGGGDGGSSGNAGGSGGSGPGGPGTLSLTVTGLPSGTPALVTVTGPGQYRQAVAQSTTLSNLATGTYTVSAADVLAGTSQYQPQPPAQSVTVGAGAGATANVVYGSPQPVRLSLTQVAGGLAEPIYLTAPAGDARLFIVERAGRIRVVRNGTLLGTPFLNIDALTTTDGERGLLSMAFDPGYASNGRFYVYYTDNNGAITIARYQVSAGNPDVADTAGTILLSIPHSNFQNHNGGQLAFGTDGMLYVGTGDGGGGGDPSGNAQNLGVLLGKLLRIDVSGASGQPYGVPSGNPFAGQSGRRGEIWAYGLRNPWRFSFDAGLLYIADVGQGQREEVDVAAATSAGLNYGWNRMEGTACVGAATCDTAGLTLPVFEYGHEAGACAIVGGYVYRGNALAALQGRYFYSDLCTGKLLSFVYRDGGAAEQVDWNVTIPGSVYSFGVDAGQALYVLSDTGTSAASGAVYRVDATVGGQ, from the coding sequence ATGACAGTCTCAATACGATCTTCGCTGTGCCAATGGTTCCTTGCATGCTGCCTGGGTCTGGTGGCATGCGGTGGCGGCGACGGGGGCAGTTCCGGCAACGCCGGCGGTAGCGGTGGCAGCGGGCCGGGCGGCCCGGGGACGCTGTCGTTGACGGTAACCGGCCTGCCGTCCGGCACTCCGGCTTTGGTTACGGTGACTGGCCCGGGGCAATACCGCCAGGCCGTCGCCCAGTCGACTACCTTGTCCAATCTTGCCACCGGCACCTACACCGTCAGCGCCGCCGACGTGCTCGCCGGCACCAGCCAGTATCAGCCGCAGCCACCGGCCCAGTCGGTGACCGTCGGCGCTGGCGCGGGCGCCACGGCTAACGTCGTCTATGGCTCGCCACAGCCGGTGCGCCTGTCGCTGACGCAAGTGGCCGGCGGCCTGGCCGAGCCGATCTATCTCACCGCGCCCGCGGGCGACGCGCGTTTGTTCATCGTGGAGCGCGCCGGGCGCATCCGCGTCGTGCGCAACGGCACGCTGCTGGGCACGCCCTTCCTTAATATCGATGCGCTGACCACCACCGACGGCGAGCGCGGCCTGCTGTCAATGGCATTCGATCCCGGCTATGCCAGCAACGGCCGCTTCTACGTCTACTACACCGATAACAACGGCGCCATCACCATTGCGCGCTACCAGGTGTCGGCGGGCAATCCAGACGTTGCGGACACCGCAGGCACGATATTGCTGTCGATCCCGCACAGCAACTTCCAGAACCACAACGGCGGCCAGCTGGCGTTCGGCACGGACGGCATGCTCTATGTCGGCACCGGCGATGGCGGTGGTGGCGGAGATCCGTCAGGCAATGCGCAGAACCTCGGCGTGCTGCTCGGCAAATTGCTGCGCATCGATGTCAGCGGCGCATCGGGGCAGCCTTATGGCGTTCCCTCCGGCAACCCGTTTGCCGGCCAGAGCGGCAGGCGTGGCGAGATCTGGGCATACGGACTGCGCAATCCGTGGCGGTTCTCGTTCGATGCCGGTCTGCTGTATATCGCCGATGTCGGCCAGGGCCAGCGCGAGGAAGTCGACGTCGCGGCGGCCACCAGCGCCGGGCTGAACTACGGCTGGAACCGCATGGAGGGCACCGCGTGCGTGGGCGCCGCCACCTGCGATACGGCCGGACTGACGCTGCCGGTGTTCGAGTACGGCCATGAAGCCGGCGCCTGCGCCATCGTCGGCGGCTATGTGTACCGGGGCAATGCGCTGGCTGCGCTGCAAGGCCGCTATTTCTATTCGGACCTGTGCACGGGCAAGCTGTTGAGCTTTGTGTACCGCGACGGTGGTGCAGCCGAGCAGGTCGACTGGAATGTCACCATCCCCGGTAGCGTCTATTCCTTTGGCGTGGATGCCGGGCAGGCGCTGTATGTGCTGTCGGACACAGGAACTTCGGCGGCCAGTGGTGCGGTGTATCGGGTCGATGCGACCGTTGGCGGGCAGTAA
- a CDS encoding MarR family winged helix-turn-helix transcriptional regulator — protein sequence MAHDDGGGRLQRPRRLGDFINYRVYHLNRVALGAAGLHLRATAGVTRREWRMIAFLGEQPGTRLTELAQSAGLDKVLASRAVHALAERGLVRREARAQDRRAAAFTLTEEGEAVYRRAFAQARAFNRELAACLSAEEARVLSRCLDKLQARAEAMMAEAQALPQPEDAAPAWDPLQVWRGDRG from the coding sequence ATGGCACACGACGACGGCGGCGGCCGGCTGCAGCGGCCCAGGCGGCTGGGCGATTTCATCAACTACCGGGTCTATCACCTGAACCGCGTGGCGCTGGGGGCGGCGGGGCTTCATCTGCGCGCCACGGCCGGCGTGACGCGGCGCGAATGGCGCATGATCGCCTTCCTGGGCGAGCAGCCGGGTACCCGGCTGACCGAACTGGCGCAAAGTGCCGGCCTGGACAAGGTGCTTGCCAGCCGGGCCGTGCACGCGCTGGCCGAGCGCGGCCTGGTGCGGCGCGAGGCGCGTGCGCAGGACCGGCGCGCCGCCGCGTTCACGCTGACGGAAGAGGGCGAAGCGGTCTACCGCCGCGCCTTTGCCCAGGCGCGCGCCTTCAACCGCGAGCTGGCAGCATGCCTGAGCGCCGAGGAAGCGCGCGTGCTGTCGCGCTGCCTGGACAAGCTGCAGGCGCGGGCCGAAGCGATGATGGCAGAGGCGCAGGCCTTGCCGCAGCCGGAAGACGCGGCGCCGGCATGGGATCCGCTGCAGGTGTGGCGGGGCGACAGGGGGTGA
- a CDS encoding Bug family tripartite tricarboxylate transporter substrate binding protein has product MSPRNCLPRLAACLAAIAAAWALPAGAQSERPLRILVGYPAGGTADLAARLVGDKLRETLNQNVVVENKPGAGGRLVMDYARTQPADGHTLVVANSAVMTIAPLVYRKLNYDIQRDFVPVAQAANFQLALATGPASPARSLKDYVAWLKAGPQNNSYASPALGSIPHFFGLMIGKQVGVEMLHVPFNGSAPLMSALVGGQVPASVDTLADLTEMHRAGKVRVLATSGTQRSVALPDVPTFTELGYKGIEGEGRYGVLAPAGTPRPVLDKLNAAIVKAVQSPDLRDKFLKLGLEPATGTADAFAGVLKADAARWAPVVKASGYTGD; this is encoded by the coding sequence GTGAGCCCCCGCAATTGCCTTCCCCGCCTTGCCGCCTGCCTGGCGGCCATTGCCGCCGCCTGGGCGCTGCCCGCCGGCGCGCAGTCGGAGCGCCCGCTGCGCATCCTGGTCGGCTACCCTGCCGGCGGCACCGCCGACCTGGCCGCGCGCCTGGTCGGCGACAAGCTGCGCGAGACCCTGAACCAGAACGTGGTGGTGGAGAACAAGCCGGGCGCAGGCGGCCGGCTGGTGATGGACTATGCTCGCACGCAGCCTGCCGACGGCCATACGCTGGTGGTGGCCAATTCGGCCGTGATGACGATCGCGCCGCTGGTCTACCGCAAGCTCAACTACGACATCCAGCGCGACTTTGTCCCGGTGGCGCAGGCCGCCAACTTCCAGCTGGCACTGGCCACCGGCCCGGCCAGCCCGGCGCGCTCGCTCAAGGACTACGTGGCATGGCTCAAGGCGGGCCCGCAGAACAACTCCTACGCCTCGCCGGCGCTGGGCAGCATCCCGCATTTCTTCGGGCTGATGATCGGCAAGCAGGTCGGCGTGGAGATGCTGCACGTGCCGTTCAACGGATCGGCGCCGCTGATGAGCGCGCTGGTGGGCGGGCAGGTGCCGGCCTCGGTCGATACGCTGGCCGACCTGACCGAGATGCACCGCGCCGGCAAGGTGCGCGTGCTCGCCACTTCCGGCACGCAGCGCTCGGTGGCGCTGCCCGATGTGCCGACCTTCACCGAACTGGGCTACAAGGGCATCGAGGGCGAAGGCCGCTACGGCGTGCTGGCGCCCGCCGGCACGCCGCGGCCGGTGCTGGACAAGCTCAACGCCGCCATCGTCAAGGCGGTGCAGTCGCCCGACTTGCGCGACAAGTTCCTGAAGCTTGGGCTCGAACCGGCCACCGGCACGGCCGACGCGTTTGCCGGCGTGCTGAAGGCAGACGCCGCCAGGTGGGCGCCGGTGG